GCTGGTAAACTCGGCCAACCACCAAGCAACTTTACGCCTGACCTATGACCACGCTGTCGCCCGAGGCCTTTGCAGGCCACACCCCGATGATGCAGCAGTACCTCCGCATCAAGGCCGACCATCCCGACACGCTCGTCTTCTACCGGATGGGCGACTTCTACGAGCTGTTCTTCGAGGATGCGGAAAAAGCCTCACGCCTGCTCGACCTGACCCTCACGCAGCGCGGCGCATCGGCCGGTACGCCGATCAAGATGGCCGGCGTGCCGCATCACGCGGTCGAGCAGTATCTGGCGAAGCTCGTGAAGATGGGCGAATCGGTCGCGATCTGCGAGCAGATCGGCGATCCGGCCACGTCGAAGGGCCCCGTCGAGCGCAAGGTCGTGCGCGTCGTCACGCCCGGCACGCTGACCGATGCCGCGCTGCTGTCCGACAAGAACGACGTCTACCTGCTCGCGATGTGCACAGGCCACAACAAGCGCGGCGTCGCGGTCAACATCGGCCTCGCCTGGCTGAACCTCGCCAGCGGTGCGCTGCGGCTCGCCGAAATCGAGCCCGAGCAGCTCGGCGCCGCGCTCGAGCGCATCAGGCCGGCCGAAATCCTGACGGCGGACGGCGCAACCGACGCCGTGCCGGCTGGCGCGGGTGCAAGCAAGCGCGTGCCGGCATGGCACTTCGACATCGCGTCGGGCACGCAACGCCTGTGCGATCAGCTCGATGTCGCCAGCCTCGACGGTTTCGGTGCGCATTCGCTGACGAGCGCGTGCGGCGCGGCCGGCGCGCTGCTGCTCTATGCCGCGGCCACGCAAGGCCAGCAGTTGCGGCACGTGCGCAGCCTGAAGGTCGAGAACGAAACCGAATACATCGGGCTCGATCCGGCCACGCGCCGCAACCTCGAACTGACCGAGACGCTGCGCGGCACCGAGTCGCCGACGCTGTATTCGCTGCTCGACACCTGTTGCACGACGATGGGCAGCCGCCTGCTGCGTCACTGGCTGCATCACCCGCCGCGCGCGTCGGTCGCCGCGCAGTCGCGCCAGCAGGCGATCGGCGCGCTGCTCGATGCACCGGCTAACGCAAGCCTCGATGCGCTGCGCAGCGCGCTGCGCCAGATCGCCGACGTCGAACGAATCACGGGGCGTCTCGCGCTGCTGTCCGCGCGCCCGCGCGACCTGTCGAGCCTGCGCGACACCTTCGCCGCGCTGCCGGCCCTGCGCGAGCGCATCAGCGCGATCGTCGAGAATGCGGATACGCTCGCACGCGTCGACGCGGCGCTCGCACCGCCCGCCGAATGCCTCGACCTGCTGACGAGCGCGATTGCGCCCGAACCGGCCGCCATGGTGCGCGACGGCGGCGTGATCGCACGCGGCTACGACGCCGAGCTCGACGAGCTGCGCGACATCTCGGAGAACTGCGGACAGTTCCTGATCGATCTCGAAGCGCGCGAGCGCACGCGCACCGGCATCGCGAACCTGCGCGTCGAATACAACAAGGTGCACGGCTTCTACATCGAGGTCACGCGCGGCCAGACCGACAAGGTGCCCGACGATTACCGCCGTCGTCAGACGCTGAAGAACGCCGAGCGCTACATCACGCCCGAACTGAAGACCTTCGAGGACAAAGCGCTGTCCGCGCAGGAACGCGCGCTGGCGCGCGAGCGCGCACTGTACGACGCGGTACTGCAGGCGCTGCTGCCGTTCATCCCCGAGTGTCAGCGCGTCGCGTCGGCACTCGCCGAACTCGACCTGCTCGCCGCATTCGCCGAACGCGCCCGCGCGCTCGACTGGGTCGCAC
The nucleotide sequence above comes from Burkholderia pyrrocinia. Encoded proteins:
- the mutS gene encoding DNA mismatch repair protein MutS, which gives rise to MTTLSPEAFAGHTPMMQQYLRIKADHPDTLVFYRMGDFYELFFEDAEKASRLLDLTLTQRGASAGTPIKMAGVPHHAVEQYLAKLVKMGESVAICEQIGDPATSKGPVERKVVRVVTPGTLTDAALLSDKNDVYLLAMCTGHNKRGVAVNIGLAWLNLASGALRLAEIEPEQLGAALERIRPAEILTADGATDAVPAGAGASKRVPAWHFDIASGTQRLCDQLDVASLDGFGAHSLTSACGAAGALLLYAAATQGQQLRHVRSLKVENETEYIGLDPATRRNLELTETLRGTESPTLYSLLDTCCTTMGSRLLRHWLHHPPRASVAAQSRQQAIGALLDAPANASLDALRSALRQIADVERITGRLALLSARPRDLSSLRDTFAALPALRERISAIVENADTLARVDAALAPPAECLDLLTSAIAPEPAAMVRDGGVIARGYDAELDELRDISENCGQFLIDLEARERTRTGIANLRVEYNKVHGFYIEVTRGQTDKVPDDYRRRQTLKNAERYITPELKTFEDKALSAQERALARERALYDAVLQALLPFIPECQRVASALAELDLLAAFAERARALDWVAPTFTDEIGIDIEQGRHPVVEAQVEQFIANDCRFGTERKLLLITGPNMGGKSTFMRQTALIALMAYVGSYVPARSACFGPIDRIFTRIGAADDLAGGRSTFMVEMTEAAAILNDATPQSLVLMDEIGRGTSTFDGLALAWAIARHLLAHNTCYTLFATHYFELTQLPTEFPQAANVHLSAVEHGHGIVFLHAVNEGPANQSYGLQVAQLAGVPAPVIRAARKHLAYLEQQSAAQHTPQLDLFSAQPVVADDLECADAPARPDTPHPALDKLRDIDPDDLKPREALDLLYELRTLVRSRDADGHA